One segment of Fusarium oxysporum f. sp. lycopersici 4287 chromosome 7, whole genome shotgun sequence DNA contains the following:
- a CDS encoding DNA repair and recombination protein RAD52, producing the protein MPAPGDQHTAVTNPFEEPRLRVAEWAAKDIATISAKLDKQLGPEYISARAGPGGTKVHYLTAEKCITLANEVFGFNGWSSSIQNIQVDFADENPQTQRVSIGLSVIVRITLRDGTYHEDIGYGSIENAKGKAMAFEKAKKEGTTDGLKRALRSFGNVLGNCIYDKDYVKQVTKMKAEPVKKFDQDNLHRHADFIKRDVVRQEPAAAATSEAPAAPVVKTEPVPPLPVAESFDDYLGELDEADFCVPEDGHPDEIMLSTSILGQSANEKPANRTAAQQIQQQTGRSNSTGPPNRAPQTPIHGQQRPTPPNGAATLSNRPQGGPSGRTTPNQIGNPRPPPNGPQNMPETVGFFSAKAVNQLPESTLEGSSNARLALPQGQQAFNPKAESPSIRKTPGIDHTSSKPVARNGQHVAPTNSQATVAPATRSNTNSFTPVRPSMSSSQSARGNVINPSLDQTRRIGAPSGPGSPLANRGSYRPPAMKRPPPADGRTALADLPANGNGGTAPTVASGLEAKRQKTG; encoded by the exons ATGCCTGC CCCAGGCGATCAGCACACTGCAGTGACGAATCCTTTCGAGGAGCCGCGTCTACGAGTCGCCGAATGGGCTGCCAAGGACATTGCAACTATCTCAGCGAAACTGGATAAACAACTTGGCCCCGAGTACATTTCTGCCCGTGCAGGCCCTGGTGGCACCAAAGTCCATTACCTAACTGCTGAGAAGTGTATCACCTTAGCGAATGAAGTTTTTGGCTTTAATGGATGGTCGTCCTCCATTCAAAACATTCAGGTTGACTTCGCCGACGAAAACCCTCAAACACAGCGTGTCAGTATCGGTTTATCGGTCATCGTCCGAATTACACTACGCGATGGCACCTACCATGAGGATATTGGATACGGATCCATCGAGAACGCAAAAGGAAAGGCAATGGCTTTCGAAAAGGCTAAGAAGGAGGGCACTACCGACGGATTGAAACGCGCCTTGAGGAGCTTTGGTAACGTCTTGGGCAACTGCATATACGACAAAGACTACGTGAAACAAGTCACCAAAATGAAAGCCGAGCCCGTTAAAAAGTTCGATCAAGACAATCTTCACCGCCACGCTGACTTCATCAAGCGTGATGTTGTAAGACAAGAACCCGCCGCTGCCGCTACTTCAGAGGCGCCCGCTGCGCCTGTGGTCAAGACAGAGCCGGTGCCGCCACTCCCTGTTGCAGAGTCATTTGACGATTATCTTGGAG AGCTTGACGAGGCAGACTTCTGTGTTCCAGAAGATGGCCACCCGGACGAAATTATGCTTTCAACATCAATCTTGGGCCAATCTGCAAATGAGAAACCCGCCAACAGAACAGCAGCCCAACAAATTCAGCAACAAACTGGTAGGTCGAATTCTACTGGACCTCCGAATCGAGCACCGCAAACTCCGATTCATGGACAGCAACGTCCAACCCCCCCCAATGGTGCAGCCACACTTTCCAATCGCCCACAAGGTGGACCTTCAGGACGAACAACTCCAAACCAGATCGGCAACCCTCGCCCACCACCCAATGGACCTCAAAACATGCCCGAAACCGTAGGGTTCTTCTCTGCAAAGGCCGTGAATCAACTGCCAGAATCCACTCTAGAAGGTTCGAGTAATGCTCGTCTTGCTTTGCCACAGGGGCAGCAGGCCTTCAACCCCAAGGCAGAAAGTCCATCTATTCGAAAAACCCCTGGTATCGACCACACTTCATCCAAACCTGTTGCAAGGAATGGCCAACATGTTGCTCCGACCAATAGTCAAGCAACAGTGGCACCTGCTACACGCTCTAACACGAATAGCTTTACCCCAGTGCGACCATCCATGTCCAGCTCCCAGAGCGCACGCGGAAATGTCATAAACCCCTCGCTCGATCAGACTCGTCGAATTGGCGCCCCTTCTGGTCCAGGCAGTCCACTCGCAAATAGGGGCAGCTATCGACCCCCGGCAATGAAACGACCTCCTCCAGCGGATGGGAGAACTGCACTAGCCGACCTCCCTGCTAACGGAAATGGAGGGACAGCACCAACTGTAGCAAGCGGATTGGAAGCAAAGCGACAGAAGACGGGATAG